A region of Thermosinus carboxydivorans Nor1 DNA encodes the following proteins:
- a CDS encoding ChbG/HpnK family deacetylase, with the protein MILIKRLIVNADDFGLHESINNAIIASHREGCVTSASLMAGGNAFDHAVALARQHPRLSVGVHLTLVGARPVARGNIHTLLTDDGKLLPDYGAFARRYFRGAIAKEHIEYELRCQMQKVVGSGIIISHIDSHQHLHAMPGMAAIVAKIAREFQVTKIRIPAEPLSFFPKQYTVSRVLARTALTVCAAWARRQYARSGLKSPQYFFGMLTGGTMHAANLKAVIENLPEGLSEIMVHPGMDNKVLDAAYGWRYQWQEELAALRSAEILGALRRHKIKLINYWELDDETS; encoded by the coding sequence GTGATCCTGATTAAACGCTTAATTGTCAATGCCGATGATTTTGGGCTTCATGAAAGCATCAATAATGCCATTATTGCCAGTCATCGCGAAGGCTGTGTGACCAGTGCATCCCTTATGGCCGGCGGTAATGCTTTCGACCATGCTGTCGCCTTGGCCCGGCAGCATCCACGGCTGAGTGTGGGCGTGCACCTCACATTAGTGGGGGCGCGGCCGGTGGCGCGGGGCAACATTCACACCCTACTGACTGACGACGGCAAGCTGCTGCCTGACTACGGCGCTTTTGCGCGTCGCTATTTTCGCGGGGCCATTGCCAAAGAACATATCGAGTATGAACTGCGCTGCCAAATGCAAAAAGTGGTCGGCAGCGGCATCATTATCAGCCATATCGACAGTCATCAGCACTTGCATGCTATGCCGGGCATGGCGGCGATTGTGGCCAAAATCGCCCGTGAATTCCAGGTGACCAAAATCCGCATTCCGGCCGAGCCACTGTCCTTTTTTCCAAAGCAATATACGGTTAGCCGCGTGCTGGCGCGGACGGCGTTAACGGTTTGCGCCGCCTGGGCCCGGCGCCAGTATGCTCGCAGCGGTTTAAAAAGTCCGCAGTACTTTTTTGGAATGCTAACCGGCGGGACCATGCATGCCGCCAACCTCAAAGCGGTGATTGAGAACCTGCCTGAGGGGCTATCGGAAATCATGGTCCATCCAGGTATGGACAATAAGGTTCTTGATGCGGCATACGGCTGGAGGTATCAGTGGCAGGAGGAATTGGCGGCGCTGCGCAGTGCGGAAATTTTAGGGGCGCTGCGTCGCCATAAAATTAAACTTATCAACTACTGGGAGTTGGATGATGAAACAAGCTAA
- a CDS encoding response regulator transcription factor, whose amino-acid sequence MRILLAEDDSRLGKLIKHMLEKEKMQVDWVTEGNAALEYALYSPYDVVILDWMMPGLSGLEVCDRLRKRRYQGAILMLTARDAVDDKVLGLDTGADDYLVKPFEFSELMARIRALSRRSAVVLKEDIVQVGDLVLNRTTRVVRRGDREIQLTGREFQMLDLLVQNRGKVVPREVILDRVWGLESEVSSNNLDAYVRLLRKKIDFPGEEKLIHNIRGIGYKLGE is encoded by the coding sequence ATGCGGATTTTGCTGGCAGAGGATGACTCCCGCCTGGGCAAGCTTATTAAGCATATGCTGGAAAAAGAAAAAATGCAGGTTGACTGGGTGACTGAAGGTAACGCCGCGCTGGAATATGCCTTGTATTCGCCTTATGACGTGGTCATTCTGGACTGGATGATGCCAGGGCTAAGCGGGCTGGAAGTATGCGACAGGCTACGCAAGCGAAGGTATCAGGGCGCCATTTTGATGCTGACTGCCCGGGATGCCGTCGATGATAAAGTCTTAGGGCTGGACACCGGCGCCGACGATTATCTGGTCAAGCCTTTCGAGTTTTCCGAGCTTATGGCGCGGATCCGTGCCTTATCTCGCCGCAGTGCTGTTGTCCTCAAAGAAGATATCGTCCAGGTAGGCGACTTGGTGCTTAACCGCACAACGCGGGTAGTACGGCGGGGCGACCGCGAAATCCAGCTGACCGGGCGGGAGTTTCAGATGCTTGACCTGCTGGTGCAAAACCGGGGCAAAGTCGTGCCGCGGGAAGTAATTTTAGACCGCGTCTGGGGCCTGGAGTCAGAGGTATCTTCCAATAACCTTGATGCCTATGTCCGCCTGTTGCGCAAAAAAATTGATTTCCCCGGCGAGGAGAAGCTGATTCACAATATACGGGGAATCGGGTATAAGCTGGGGGAATAA
- a CDS encoding glycosyltransferase family 2 protein, producing the protein MKKPSSLSFVFPMYNEIDNIEPCVHGAMAIGNKLGIDYEIVVVDDASTDGSGALADQLAQRYPVIRVVHHEVNRKLGGALKTGFAHATKDYILYMDSDLPLDFDDVKNAIPQIGDADMLIGYRLTRDEPLRRKVISKVYNLMIRLIFGLKVRDVNFSFKLFKREIYQNIVLKSEGSFIDAELLLEAHRRGYTIREIGFVYHPRVAGQSTLASTSVIKKVFVEMWRYYKERSSWQNKHTEAVASRHLS; encoded by the coding sequence ATGAAAAAACCGTCCAGCCTGTCGTTTGTTTTTCCTATGTACAATGAAATTGACAATATCGAGCCTTGTGTGCACGGCGCGATGGCTATCGGTAATAAGCTAGGCATCGACTATGAGATTGTTGTCGTCGACGATGCCAGCACCGACGGGAGCGGAGCGCTGGCTGACCAATTGGCCCAGCGCTATCCTGTAATCCGGGTTGTTCACCATGAAGTCAACCGGAAATTGGGTGGTGCTTTGAAGACCGGCTTTGCCCACGCTACTAAAGACTATATTTTATATATGGATTCCGATTTGCCGCTGGATTTCGATGATGTCAAAAACGCCATCCCGCAAATCGGCGACGCCGACATGCTCATCGGCTACCGCCTGACCCGGGATGAACCGCTACGGCGGAAAGTTATCTCCAAAGTGTACAACCTGATGATCCGCCTGATTTTCGGACTTAAGGTCCGGGACGTCAATTTCTCGTTTAAGCTGTTCAAACGGGAAATTTACCAGAATATTGTCTTAAAGTCAGAAGGGTCGTTTATTGACGCCGAACTACTGCTTGAGGCTCACCGGCGGGGCTATACCATCCGGGAAATCGGCTTTGTTTATCACCCGCGCGTTGCCGGGCAGTCTACCCTGGCCAGCACGTCGGTCATAAAAAAAGTTTTCGTGGAAATGTGGCGGTACTATAAGGAGCGGAGTTCGTGGCAGAATAAGCATACTGAGGCCGTAGCGTCCCGCCACTTGAGTTAG
- the gap gene encoding type I glyceraldehyde-3-phosphate dehydrogenase gives MPIRIGINGFGRIGRMCVRAALRNKDMEVVAINSTSSPQASAHLLKYDSVHGKLTNTVEATDSEIVIDGRPIKVISDRNPANLPWGKLGVDIVIEATGKFNSGKDCEIHLKNGAKKVIITAPAKDNVPTFVMGVNQTSYLPEVHHIVSNASCTTNCLAPIVKVINDNFGIVTGLMSTVHAFTTDQRSLDNSHKDPRRARSCVQSIVPTTTGAAKAIGLVIPELKGKLNGIAIRVPVPNVSLTDLVVELSCDVTVEDINNALCSAANGPMKGIIEYCDEPLVSADFLGNSHSAIVDALSTMIVGHRTAKILAWYDNEWGYSCRVIDLALYIGQRLTQTENQQACQKAVGY, from the coding sequence ATGCCAATAAGGATAGGGATTAACGGGTTTGGTCGCATAGGGCGAATGTGTGTAAGAGCGGCGCTACGCAACAAAGACATGGAAGTTGTCGCGATTAACAGCACGTCCAGCCCCCAAGCGTCGGCTCACCTGTTAAAATACGACTCGGTCCACGGCAAGCTTACTAACACGGTTGAGGCCACCGACAGCGAAATCGTGATTGACGGCCGTCCCATCAAGGTAATATCTGACCGCAACCCCGCCAACTTGCCGTGGGGCAAGCTGGGCGTCGACATCGTCATCGAAGCCACCGGCAAATTTAATTCCGGCAAAGACTGTGAAATCCATCTCAAGAACGGAGCAAAAAAGGTCATCATCACCGCACCGGCCAAAGATAATGTCCCCACGTTTGTCATGGGGGTTAACCAAACCTCGTACCTTCCCGAAGTTCATCACATTGTGTCCAATGCGTCCTGCACTACCAATTGTTTAGCGCCGATCGTCAAAGTAATTAACGATAACTTTGGGATTGTCACTGGTCTTATGTCAACCGTTCACGCCTTTACTACCGACCAGCGCAGCCTTGATAACAGCCACAAAGATCCTCGCCGCGCCAGAAGCTGCGTCCAATCAATCGTTCCGACGACAACCGGCGCCGCCAAAGCCATCGGCCTTGTTATCCCCGAGTTGAAAGGCAAGTTGAACGGTATTGCAATTCGCGTTCCGGTTCCGAATGTGTCGCTAACCGACTTAGTAGTCGAACTCAGTTGCGATGTTACGGTGGAAGATATCAATAATGCACTGTGCAGCGCGGCCAACGGTCCGATGAAAGGCATCATCGAGTATTGCGACGAACCGCTTGTCTCCGCTGACTTCCTCGGTAACAGCCATTCGGCAATTGTCGATGCGCTTTCCACCATGATTGTCGGCCACCGGACCGCCAAAATTTTAGCCTGGTACGACAACGAATGGGGTTATTCCTGCCGGGTAATTGATCTAGCCCTTTACATTGGTCAAAGATTGACACAAACAGAAAACCAACAGGCCTGCCAAAAAGCAGTAGGTTATTAA
- a CDS encoding sensor histidine kinase — MFSKIRRRLTLFYTGLMVAFLLTFVGVIYIGMTWAIYSEGKQEVRLFAEEEAREHLVIFKHKDLLPNMLQENYRDGSGRMFFFAFDAYGSLINAAEPYSALREPVLAKIRSWSSADGDVELATIVLSSGDEAILMLSAQRVYDGDMFLGTVYVGRDITPYYQVLKNFLVVTTVVSFAFLILVSLAGYIMAGRAMTPIRESFRRQREFVADASHELRTPLSVLLTSVDAVQSDDGSSMSPFAQQVLSDMKDEIRKMSKIVSDLLTLARGDAGAFNLIKEQFNLKAVAEQVVRSLQPLAGEKGIELSLQSPDPVTVYADRERLSQLLLILLDNGIKYTPPGGQVKAILEPPAKNRAELRIIVQDTGIGIAPEHQALIFERFYRIDKARSRELGGTGLGLAIARWIAESHGGAITVMSRPGQGSTFTVTLPQPVGG, encoded by the coding sequence ATGTTCAGCAAGATTCGGAGACGGCTAACGCTGTTTTATACCGGTCTGATGGTGGCTTTTCTCCTGACGTTCGTTGGGGTTATTTATATTGGCATGACCTGGGCCATTTATTCCGAGGGAAAACAGGAAGTGCGCCTGTTTGCCGAAGAAGAAGCCAGGGAGCATTTGGTGATTTTCAAACACAAGGACCTGCTGCCGAATATGTTGCAGGAAAATTACCGCGACGGCAGCGGCCGGATGTTTTTTTTCGCGTTTGATGCTTATGGGAGTTTAATTAATGCGGCCGAACCGTATTCTGCCCTGCGCGAGCCGGTGCTGGCCAAAATCCGGAGCTGGAGCAGCGCTGACGGCGATGTGGAGTTGGCGACCATTGTCCTCTCTAGCGGCGATGAGGCCATTCTTATGCTTTCCGCCCAGCGGGTGTATGATGGCGATATGTTTTTAGGAACGGTATACGTCGGCCGGGACATTACCCCTTATTATCAGGTCTTAAAAAACTTCCTGGTGGTCACGACCGTGGTGTCCTTCGCTTTTCTCATTCTCGTTTCATTGGCGGGATACATCATGGCCGGCCGGGCAATGACGCCAATTCGGGAGTCATTCCGCCGTCAGCGTGAGTTTGTGGCCGACGCGTCCCATGAGCTGCGCACCCCCCTCAGTGTGCTACTCACATCAGTGGACGCCGTCCAAAGCGATGACGGGAGTAGCATGTCGCCGTTCGCGCAGCAGGTATTGTCCGACATGAAGGATGAAATTAGAAAGATGTCGAAAATTGTAAGCGACCTGTTGACCTTGGCCCGAGGGGACGCGGGGGCGTTCAACCTGATAAAGGAGCAGTTCAACTTAAAGGCGGTTGCCGAGCAAGTCGTCCGTTCGCTCCAGCCGTTGGCTGGCGAAAAAGGAATTGAACTAAGTCTGCAAAGCCCCGATCCGGTAACTGTTTATGCCGACCGGGAACGGCTCAGCCAATTGCTCCTGATTTTGCTGGACAACGGAATAAAATATACGCCGCCGGGCGGACAGGTTAAGGCCATCCTGGAGCCGCCGGCCAAAAACAGAGCCGAACTTCGGATTATCGTGCAGGATACCGGCATTGGCATTGCCCCCGAACACCAGGCACTAATTTTTGAACGGTTTTACCGGATAGACAAAGCCCGCTCCCGGGAACTGGGCGGGACCGGGCTGGGACTAGCTATTGCCCGTTGGATTGCCGAGAGCCATGGCGGCGCGATTACGGTTATGAGCAGGCCTGGCCAGGGCAGTACCTTCACGGTAACGCTGCCGCAGCCTGTCGGCGGTTAG
- a CDS encoding NAD-dependent epimerase/dehydratase family protein, with amino-acid sequence MKVLVTGGAGFIGSHIVDRLIEAGFQTVVLDNLSAGCLANVNPAARFMQKDVRDRDLADLLRAEPFDFVVHQAAQTTVPKSLTDPYYDCDVNIMGLVNVLEACRSSGVKRIVFASSAAVYGDPADLPLSEEADKQPTSFYGLSKLVAEKYLELYYKNFGLEYVALRYANVYGERQTDSGEGGVISIFLTKALVDEPLTVFGDGTQTRDFIYVRDVAEANYRALFTANANRSYNISTGQEISVNELIGLMQQLVEKPLITQYAPPRAGDIYRSVLNNAAARAMLGWQPNYSLAEGLGRTLASLRQRG; translated from the coding sequence ATGAAAGTGCTGGTTACCGGGGGAGCGGGCTTTATCGGTTCCCATATCGTCGACCGGCTTATTGAAGCCGGCTTTCAGACCGTCGTTTTGGACAATCTCAGTGCCGGCTGCCTGGCTAATGTAAACCCTGCGGCGCGTTTTATGCAGAAGGATGTCCGGGACCGGGACCTTGCTGACTTATTGCGTGCTGAGCCGTTTGATTTCGTCGTCCACCAGGCGGCTCAGACCACCGTTCCTAAATCGCTGACCGACCCGTATTACGACTGCGATGTTAATATCATGGGACTGGTCAATGTCCTGGAGGCCTGCCGCTCTTCGGGCGTGAAACGGATTGTCTTTGCCTCCAGTGCGGCGGTGTACGGCGACCCGGCGGATTTACCGCTCAGTGAGGAAGCCGACAAGCAGCCAACATCCTTTTACGGCCTGAGTAAACTTGTTGCCGAAAAATATCTGGAGTTGTATTATAAAAATTTTGGTCTTGAGTATGTAGCCCTGCGCTATGCTAACGTCTACGGCGAGCGGCAGACGGATAGCGGTGAAGGTGGCGTCATTAGCATCTTTTTGACGAAGGCGCTGGTTGACGAGCCGCTTACGGTCTTTGGCGACGGCACCCAAACGCGGGATTTTATTTATGTCCGCGATGTGGCTGAGGCCAACTACCGCGCGCTGTTTACCGCTAACGCCAACCGCAGCTACAATATTAGTACCGGTCAGGAAATATCTGTTAATGAACTTATTGGCCTGATGCAGCAGTTGGTGGAGAAACCACTGATAACGCAGTATGCGCCGCCGCGGGCGGGCGACATTTACCGGTCGGTGCTAAATAATGCCGCCGCCCGCGCCATGCTGGGCTGGCAGCCGAACTATTCGCTGGCCGAGGGCCTGGGCCGGACGCTGGCAAGCTTGCGCCAGAGAGGTTAG
- a CDS encoding FAD-binding protein, with protein sequence MKVSKQIVTDVLVIGGGAAGMRAALAAAEAGSAVLLVNKGPVARSGITLTAAGGMQAPFHPDDSPELFFQDTVKFGYELGDQNLIKVLAEDACARALDAERFGARIVRDTAGNFAIGRFPGQCRPRNIFFQGGGVGLASALARACRNHPHIELKDDFFVTGLIKGSDGQPAVAGAVGLDLRTGEFTLLKAKAVVLATGGCQWLWEVNDCPTDATGDGIIYAYRAGGELVDMEMVLFYPSVIVWPPSLKGAFVHYEFLDAAILDGNVYDKDGNAVLPKPLPVRDEAMRLMALAIREGRGTARGGLLWYVGDSPKGEEAVRKRLSTAQYQYLQAHGVDPAKEKVEVAPGAHYLMGGIFIDEQCRTTIAGLFATPECAGNFDGANRLAGSGLTATQVFGAKAGEAAHAWAAAMEGVDVDPASLEAETARVACRIGACSPQSRIADLRDRLRHAVQQYAGVAREAAGLKRLLSVVDEVEDELAQVRVPDIVVFNQPLMDVLQLANMCEIARLVAGSALMREESRGHHFRSDFPRQDDANWLKHTVAVKGETGPRFGVRPVIRL encoded by the coding sequence ATGAAGGTCAGCAAACAAATTGTAACAGATGTGCTAGTCATTGGCGGCGGCGCCGCCGGGATGAGGGCCGCCCTGGCGGCGGCTGAGGCGGGGTCAGCGGTACTGCTGGTCAATAAGGGACCGGTGGCCAGGTCGGGAATTACCCTGACGGCGGCCGGCGGCATGCAGGCGCCGTTCCATCCTGATGACAGTCCTGAGTTATTTTTTCAGGATACGGTTAAGTTCGGCTACGAGTTAGGGGACCAAAATCTCATCAAGGTTCTGGCCGAGGACGCCTGTGCCAGGGCGTTGGACGCTGAGCGCTTTGGTGCCCGGATTGTGCGGGACACAGCGGGAAATTTTGCCATCGGCCGGTTCCCAGGCCAGTGTCGGCCGCGTAATATCTTTTTCCAGGGTGGCGGCGTCGGCTTGGCGAGTGCCTTGGCCCGGGCCTGCCGTAACCATCCGCACATCGAGCTTAAGGACGACTTTTTTGTAACCGGACTGATTAAAGGAAGCGACGGGCAGCCGGCCGTAGCCGGCGCGGTCGGACTGGACCTGCGCACCGGGGAATTCACGCTGCTTAAGGCCAAGGCGGTTGTTTTGGCGACCGGCGGCTGTCAGTGGCTGTGGGAAGTCAATGACTGTCCTACTGATGCGACGGGCGACGGCATAATTTACGCCTACCGGGCCGGGGGCGAATTGGTGGACATGGAGATGGTGCTGTTTTATCCGTCAGTCATTGTTTGGCCGCCCTCGCTGAAAGGCGCCTTTGTCCATTACGAGTTTCTTGATGCCGCCATTTTGGACGGCAATGTTTATGATAAGGACGGTAATGCCGTCTTGCCCAAGCCCCTGCCTGTGCGGGACGAGGCGATGCGCTTGATGGCCCTGGCCATTCGCGAAGGGCGAGGAACAGCGCGGGGCGGGCTGCTATGGTATGTCGGCGACTCACCCAAAGGGGAGGAAGCTGTCCGCAAACGGCTCAGCACCGCCCAGTACCAGTATCTCCAGGCCCATGGCGTCGACCCGGCTAAGGAAAAGGTGGAGGTTGCTCCCGGCGCCCATTATCTAATGGGCGGCATTTTCATCGACGAGCAGTGCCGCACCACCATTGCCGGTCTGTTTGCCACTCCCGAGTGCGCCGGCAATTTTGACGGTGCTAACCGCCTGGCCGGCAGCGGACTTACGGCTACCCAGGTGTTTGGCGCAAAAGCGGGTGAGGCGGCTCATGCTTGGGCGGCAGCGATGGAAGGGGTAGACGTTGACCCCGCCTCGCTTGAAGCTGAGACGGCGCGGGTAGCCTGCCGGATTGGGGCTTGCTCGCCACAGTCAAGAATAGCGGACCTGCGAGATAGGCTGCGCCACGCCGTCCAGCAGTATGCCGGGGTAGCCCGGGAGGCGGCCGGGCTAAAGCGACTGCTGTCGGTCGTGGATGAAGTGGAGGATGAATTGGCCCAGGTACGCGTACCGGATATAGTCGTATTTAACCAGCCGCTTATGGATGTGCTGCAACTGGCGAATATGTGCGAAATTGCCAGGCTTGTCGCCGGCAGCGCACTTATGCGGGAAGAATCGCGCGGCCACCATTTCCGCAGCGATTTTCCGCGCCAGGACGATGCCAACTGGCTTAAACATACGGTAGCGGTCAAGGGTGAAACGGGGCCGCGGTTTGGGGTTAGACCGGTGATCCGGCTTTAA
- a CDS encoding ArnT family glycosyltransferase: MSSKPWFRLLAIICIAAFVMFFRLGSLPLFDPDEPVYAETAREMLQYGDFISPRIYGDFWYDKPPMYYWLVAASISLFGDSEFSARFPSALLALGGVVTVYFAGARLFSNRAGAIAALVLATSFEYFYLGKAAVTDITLTFFLTVSLLSFFEGRYYLAYASAALAVVTKGPIGIVFPAMILGLYYILTRNWGIWRRLRLVSGALVFAVIALPWYGAMYAYHGLDFINTFLGFHNVTRFLQPEHPEGKLWYYYFPVLLVGFFPWTAFLVQAGRAAWRERHSADGAALSFLLIWAGVVFGFFTMSQTKLVSYILPMYPPLALLVGWYIDRALTANHRRAFHIAAALLTLLAGALAAALWLAGAKLAPALMPGVAAVCTALATMVTMVWWSAVRNGGRGTVVSLTVGMMLFVASLMTALLPAAAPAFSMKDFAAAFEARYDGQAPVYVAKFYRPGFMYYTGRPGIEIKAPEQIANVIAGTAGKAYFIMSENAYRKLPASLQGGLQPLYRQEDKVLLLKDTE, translated from the coding sequence ATGAGCAGTAAGCCTTGGTTTCGCCTGCTGGCAATTATCTGCATAGCGGCGTTTGTCATGTTTTTCCGTCTGGGCAGCTTGCCGCTGTTTGATCCCGATGAACCCGTCTATGCCGAAACAGCGCGGGAGATGCTACAGTATGGCGACTTCATATCGCCCCGCATTTACGGCGATTTTTGGTATGACAAGCCCCCTATGTACTATTGGCTGGTTGCCGCAAGCATCAGCCTGTTTGGCGATAGCGAGTTTAGCGCCCGCTTTCCCTCGGCTTTGCTGGCTCTTGGCGGCGTCGTGACCGTTTATTTTGCCGGGGCGCGGTTGTTTAGCAACCGCGCGGGCGCGATTGCCGCGCTGGTGCTGGCAACGAGCTTTGAGTATTTCTATCTCGGCAAGGCGGCAGTTACCGATATAACCCTGACTTTCTTCCTTACCGTATCACTCCTAAGTTTTTTTGAGGGCCGTTACTACCTGGCCTACGCCAGCGCCGCCCTGGCGGTGGTAACCAAAGGGCCCATCGGTATTGTTTTCCCCGCCATGATTCTTGGCCTATATTATATCTTGACTCGCAATTGGGGAATTTGGCGCCGGCTGCGGCTGGTAAGCGGCGCGCTGGTATTCGCGGTCATCGCTCTCCCCTGGTATGGGGCGATGTACGCCTATCACGGCCTGGATTTTATCAACACTTTTCTAGGCTTTCATAACGTGACACGCTTTCTCCAGCCCGAGCATCCCGAAGGTAAACTCTGGTATTACTACTTCCCCGTTTTGCTAGTCGGCTTTTTCCCGTGGACAGCCTTCCTCGTCCAGGCTGGTCGTGCAGCTTGGCGCGAACGGCATAGCGCCGATGGCGCTGCGCTATCTTTTTTGCTGATATGGGCCGGCGTAGTGTTCGGTTTTTTCACCATGTCCCAGACCAAGCTTGTTTCATACATTTTACCCATGTATCCACCGCTGGCGCTGCTGGTCGGCTGGTATATCGACCGGGCGCTAACGGCTAATCACCGCCGGGCGTTCCATATCGCCGCTGCTCTTCTGACGCTGTTGGCCGGCGCGTTGGCGGCGGCCTTGTGGCTGGCCGGCGCGAAATTGGCTCCGGCCTTGATGCCCGGAGTGGCGGCAGTATGTACTGCTTTAGCGACAATGGTGACGATGGTTTGGTGGAGCGCCGTCCGTAATGGCGGCCGCGGGACGGTGGTTTCACTGACGGTCGGCATGATGTTGTTTGTCGCTTCGCTGATGACTGCCCTTTTGCCGGCCGCAGCCCCTGCTTTTTCTATGAAAGATTTTGCCGCGGCTTTTGAGGCCCGTTATGACGGTCAGGCGCCTGTCTATGTGGCTAAGTTTTACCGCCCTGGTTTCATGTACTATACAGGCAGGCCGGGGATTGAAATCAAAGCGCCTGAACAAATCGCGAATGTTATTGCCGGCACGGCGGGCAAAGCCTACTTCATTATGAGTGAAAACGCCTACCGCAAGCTCCCGGCTTCTTTGCAGGGCGGCCTGCAGCCGCTTTACCGGCAAGAGGATAAAGTTTTGCTATTGAAAGACACGGAATGA
- a CDS encoding 2Fe-2S iron-sulfur cluster-binding protein yields MTTCSGKILVKAFRFNPATDAAGRLEEYTVESSEPLSVMALLAKIHDLDPTFACRTSTCFKGKCGSCLVRVNGQDVLGCTTLVRPGETVVVEPHSRFKLLRDVAVDFTQPLPAEQDKAEEGQR; encoded by the coding sequence GTGACTACATGCTCGGGGAAGATTTTGGTAAAAGCGTTTCGCTTTAACCCTGCCACCGACGCCGCCGGGCGGCTGGAAGAATACACGGTTGAAAGCAGCGAGCCCTTGTCTGTTATGGCACTACTTGCGAAAATTCATGACCTTGATCCCACCTTTGCCTGCCGGACGTCAACCTGTTTTAAAGGAAAATGCGGCTCTTGCCTGGTCAGGGTGAATGGCCAGGATGTGCTAGGCTGCACGACGCTGGTGCGGCCGGGCGAAACGGTGGTTGTCGAGCCCCATTCTCGCTTTAAGCTATTGCGCGATGTGGCGGTGGATTTTACGCAGCCGCTGCCGGCGGAACAAGATAAGGCAGAGGAGGGACAAAGATGA
- a CDS encoding lysylphosphatidylglycerol synthase transmembrane domain-containing protein produces the protein MKQANLRLVASLGLLLAVTAAVVFATFDAQMFIYLRALRLWAVLLVLGLVATGLYFDAYRLKRMAELAGTAVTLKQCVPVILGNYFFALLTPGATGGPVAQVALLRKAGVPVGKATVLAVVRTLLSLFVLVLCLPVVVYLDDGIAAWLPKHLAVGAAMAVVAAGCGMLKLMQVRRFALLFKRVACRLLPGKARQLLRFFRDLEAALTLLGQSGRGMAEAFVYTVFSLFALYSIVPVLFAGMGAPVAWGTVLGRVVLLNFVLYFAPTPGGAGVAEGGFVLLFSTLYPASMVGIAALLWRLFSEYLPFMLGFIAMVRVFGYHFLKNSQLLAADEGGKCG, from the coding sequence ATGAAACAAGCTAATTTGCGACTGGTTGCCAGCCTTGGTCTGCTGCTGGCGGTAACGGCGGCAGTAGTTTTTGCCACTTTTGACGCTCAGATGTTTATCTACCTGCGGGCGCTGCGTCTGTGGGCCGTGCTGCTTGTCCTGGGGCTCGTGGCAACCGGTCTTTACTTTGACGCCTATCGCCTAAAACGCATGGCCGAGCTCGCCGGGACGGCCGTTACGCTTAAACAATGCGTGCCGGTAATTCTGGGCAATTACTTTTTTGCTTTGCTAACCCCTGGCGCTACCGGCGGGCCGGTTGCGCAGGTAGCACTGCTTCGCAAGGCCGGCGTTCCCGTGGGCAAAGCAACGGTTCTGGCGGTTGTCCGTACGCTTTTGTCGCTGTTCGTCTTGGTTCTTTGCCTGCCGGTAGTCGTCTATTTGGACGACGGGATCGCGGCGTGGCTCCCCAAGCATTTAGCGGTAGGCGCGGCAATGGCTGTTGTCGCCGCCGGCTGCGGAATGCTAAAACTAATGCAGGTGCGGCGGTTTGCCTTGCTGTTTAAACGGGTGGCCTGTCGGTTGCTGCCGGGTAAGGCCCGCCAGTTACTGCGCTTTTTCCGGGATCTTGAGGCGGCGTTGACGCTGCTTGGCCAAAGCGGCCGCGGTATGGCCGAAGCCTTTGTGTATACGGTTTTTAGTTTGTTTGCCCTGTATAGCATTGTGCCGGTCCTGTTCGCCGGCATGGGTGCGCCGGTGGCATGGGGGACGGTTCTCGGTCGGGTCGTTTTGCTCAATTTTGTGCTGTATTTCGCACCGACGCCTGGCGGCGCGGGTGTCGCCGAAGGCGGTTTTGTCTTACTGTTTAGCACGCTCTATCCCGCCAGCATGGTCGGAATTGCCGCGCTTTTGTGGCGGTTATTCAGCGAGTACCTACCTTTTATGCTCGGCTTTATTGCCATGGTTCGTGTTTTTGGTTATCATTTCCTGAAAAACAGCCAATTGCTGGCGGCTGACGAAGGAGGTAAGTGCGGATGA